The following coding sequences are from one Lysinibacillus sp. FSL W8-0992 window:
- a CDS encoding FadR/GntR family transcriptional regulator, protein MELKKIKQKKIYEEVSEMLYEKIRAGELKPGDRLDSVEQLAEQLQVSRSAIREALSALKAMGLIEIKQGSGTFVKNTPSQKLDFPFSTLTLTNKKDISHLLKVRKIIEVGAAASAAIHRTEEDLQTMLRILDDMKLAQGDGELGEKADFQFHAAISAASQNPLLATILDQVSGLMIDTMKETRRIWLYSKKTTSEKLYDEHMQIFLAIKQQNEELAKHAMSSHLSNVEEVLMQYFETSH, encoded by the coding sequence TTGGAATTAAAGAAAATTAAACAAAAAAAAATATATGAGGAAGTATCAGAAATGCTCTATGAAAAAATTCGGGCTGGTGAACTGAAGCCCGGAGATCGTCTTGATTCAGTAGAGCAACTTGCTGAACAATTACAAGTTAGTAGATCTGCCATTAGGGAAGCCTTATCCGCCCTAAAAGCAATGGGCTTAATTGAAATCAAACAAGGTTCCGGGACTTTTGTTAAAAACACTCCTTCCCAAAAGCTTGATTTCCCATTTTCAACACTAACTTTAACAAATAAAAAAGATATCTCTCATTTATTAAAAGTACGGAAAATTATTGAAGTGGGTGCTGCTGCGAGCGCTGCCATCCATCGAACTGAAGAAGATTTACAAACAATGCTTCGTATTTTAGATGACATGAAACTTGCACAAGGCGATGGTGAGCTAGGCGAAAAAGCAGACTTTCAATTTCACGCAGCAATTTCAGCTGCCTCTCAAAATCCCCTGCTGGCAACAATTTTAGACCAAGTATCTGGTTTAATGATTGATACGATGAAAGAAACACGCCGTATTTGGCTGTATTCGAAAAAGACAACTAGTGAAAAATTATATGATGAGCATATGCAAATTTTCCTCGCTATTAAGCAACAAAACGAAGAGCTAGCGAAGCATGCGATGTCCTCTCATTTAAGCAACGTCGAGGAAGTTTTAATGCAATACTTCGAAACGAGTCATTAA
- a CDS encoding (Fe-S)-binding protein, producing MKVTLFATCLVDMFQGDVGKAVVEVLERLGCDIDFPENQICCGQPAYNSGYVQESKNAMKKMITAFEHAEYVVSPSGSCAYMFKEYPEVFKGDPIWEHKAQALAEKTYEFTEFIVNVLQIEDVGAHLEGKATFHTSCHMTRLLGVKEAPIKLLGHVKGLQYVELPGKERCCGFGGTFSVKMGNISGEMVSEKVQNVEETEADILIGADAGCLINIGGRIERQGKPIKVMHIAEVLNCR from the coding sequence ATGAAAGTAACACTTTTTGCGACTTGTTTAGTCGATATGTTTCAAGGTGATGTAGGAAAAGCTGTCGTTGAAGTATTAGAGAGACTCGGCTGTGACATCGACTTTCCAGAAAATCAAATTTGCTGTGGACAGCCTGCCTACAATAGCGGCTACGTCCAAGAATCCAAAAATGCTATGAAAAAAATGATTACAGCTTTTGAACATGCAGAGTATGTCGTCTCCCCTTCTGGCTCTTGTGCCTATATGTTTAAAGAATATCCTGAAGTATTTAAAGGAGATCCTATATGGGAACATAAAGCGCAGGCATTAGCAGAAAAAACATACGAATTCACTGAATTTATTGTGAATGTTTTACAAATTGAAGATGTAGGTGCCCATTTAGAAGGTAAGGCAACTTTTCACACTTCTTGCCATATGACCAGACTGCTTGGTGTGAAAGAAGCTCCTATTAAATTATTAGGGCATGTTAAAGGCTTACAATACGTGGAGCTCCCAGGAAAAGAACGCTGTTGCGGTTTTGGTGGCACATTTTCGGTAAAGATGGGGAATATTTCTGGAGAAATGGTCAGTGAAAAAGTACAAAACGTGGAAGAAACTGAAGCAGATATTTTAATTGGTGCGGACGCTGGCTGTTTAATCAATATCGGCGGTAGAATTGAGCGGCAAGGGAAACCAATAAAAGTCATGCATATTGCGGAAGTGCTAAACTGCCGATAA
- a CDS encoding LutB/LldF family L-lactate oxidation iron-sulfur protein, whose product MAMKTSDDRFNQRVTKELENTFMRGAVSSAQERFQTRRLQQANELGHWEEWRSHGEEIRQHVLANLDYYLYQLSENVAKRGGHVYFAKTAEEATTYIQQIAIEKQAKKIVKSKSMVTEEINLNPALEQLGCEVIETDLGEYILQVGDHEPPSHIVVPALHKNKEQIRDIFKEKQGYDKTEKPEELALYVREKLRNEYLTADIGITGCNFAIAESGSITLVTNEGNADLVTALPKTQITVMGMERIVPTFEEMEVLVSLLTRSAVGQKLTSYITTLTGIKDENDTDGPEEFHLVIVDNGRSNILGGEFQPILQCIRCAACINACPVYRHVGGHTYGSIYSGPVGVVLSPLLGGYDDFKELPYASTLCGACTDACPVKIPLHQLIHRHRQVIVENEGKAPVSEKLLMKAFGLGASSPTLYKMATKMASPAMSPFTKDNKISNGPGPLKAWTEARDFPAPNKENFRSWFNNRTKGGSE is encoded by the coding sequence ATGGCAATGAAAACAAGCGATGATAGGTTTAACCAGCGAGTAACGAAAGAGCTAGAAAATACTTTTATGCGCGGCGCAGTATCAAGTGCTCAAGAACGCTTTCAAACACGTCGTTTACAACAAGCAAATGAGCTTGGACACTGGGAAGAATGGCGTTCCCATGGTGAGGAAATTCGACAACATGTACTTGCCAATTTAGATTATTACTTATACCAGCTTAGTGAAAATGTTGCAAAACGTGGTGGACATGTGTATTTCGCTAAAACTGCTGAAGAAGCAACTACCTATATCCAACAGATTGCAATAGAGAAACAAGCAAAGAAAATTGTTAAATCTAAATCAATGGTAACGGAAGAAATTAATTTAAACCCTGCTCTCGAACAACTAGGCTGTGAAGTGATTGAAACAGATCTTGGTGAATATATTTTGCAAGTTGGTGACCATGAACCACCCTCTCATATCGTCGTGCCAGCATTGCATAAAAATAAAGAACAAATTCGTGATATTTTTAAAGAAAAACAAGGCTATGACAAAACAGAAAAACCGGAAGAACTGGCACTTTATGTTCGTGAAAAACTACGAAACGAATACTTAACAGCAGATATTGGTATTACAGGCTGTAACTTTGCTATCGCAGAAAGTGGCTCAATTACGCTCGTTACAAATGAAGGTAATGCTGACTTAGTAACTGCTTTACCTAAAACACAAATTACAGTGATGGGAATGGAACGTATTGTTCCTACATTTGAGGAAATGGAAGTGCTTGTCAGTTTATTAACAAGAAGTGCAGTTGGGCAAAAGCTAACAAGTTATATTACAACGTTAACAGGTATAAAAGATGAGAACGATACAGATGGGCCAGAAGAATTCCATTTAGTTATCGTCGACAATGGCCGTTCGAATATTTTAGGTGGTGAATTCCAGCCTATATTACAATGCATTCGCTGTGCAGCATGTATCAACGCGTGCCCTGTATACCGTCATGTTGGTGGCCATACATATGGGTCGATTTACTCTGGGCCAGTCGGTGTTGTACTATCACCACTTTTGGGAGGGTATGATGATTTCAAAGAGTTACCATATGCTTCTACTTTATGCGGTGCTTGCACAGATGCTTGCCCTGTCAAAATCCCATTGCATCAACTGATACACCGGCACCGTCAAGTCATCGTTGAAAATGAAGGGAAGGCTCCAGTGTCTGAAAAGCTTCTCATGAAAGCGTTCGGCTTAGGTGCTTCTTCCCCTACTTTATATAAGATGGCAACGAAAATGGCATCGCCAGCTATGTCACCATTTACAAAGGACAATAAAATTTCAAACGGTCCAGGGCCATTAAAAGCATGGACCGAAGCTAGGGATTTCCCTGCCCCGAATAAGGAAAACTTCCGAAGCTGGTTTAACAACCGTACTAAAGGAGGGTCTGAATAA
- a CDS encoding LutC/YkgG family protein yields MAGSILNRDAFLSNIANQLGRAPKTELTKPIWQYQPQDRVLKDATKDDLVAVLEEQCKNINTNMLITNTANLAADLQAVVDIYGGRSVITWQDERFDHYGLSHMMHTQWPQTNIQLYVWNETQPEENILQAEKANIGITISEMTLAESGTAVLFSDKHKGRSVSFLPEKSIILIPKSTIVPRITQAARWISKKVQNGEHIASCINFITGPSNSADIEMIPVVGVHGPIKATYIVIEDQ; encoded by the coding sequence ATGGCAGGAAGCATTCTAAATAGAGATGCATTTTTATCTAATATTGCCAATCAACTCGGACGAGCACCAAAAACAGAATTAACTAAGCCGATTTGGCAATATCAGCCACAGGACCGTGTTTTAAAAGATGCTACAAAGGATGATTTAGTAGCCGTCTTAGAGGAACAATGTAAAAATATTAATACAAATATGCTCATAACCAATACAGCTAATCTAGCAGCTGATTTACAAGCAGTCGTAGATATCTACGGTGGTCGGTCTGTCATCACATGGCAAGACGAACGCTTTGATCACTATGGATTATCACATATGATGCATACACAATGGCCACAAACAAATATTCAACTTTATGTATGGAATGAGACACAGCCAGAGGAAAATATCCTACAAGCTGAAAAAGCAAACATCGGTATAACCATTAGTGAGATGACATTAGCCGAATCAGGTACCGCCGTGCTATTCAGCGACAAGCATAAAGGGAGATCGGTTAGCTTTTTACCCGAAAAGTCGATTATTTTAATTCCTAAAAGTACAATTGTTCCACGAATTACCCAAGCAGCTCGATGGATTAGCAAAAAAGTTCAAAATGGTGAACATATTGCTTCCTGTATTAATTTTATTACGGGTCCAAGTAATTCCGCAGATATCGAAATGATTCCTGTCGTTGGTGTCCACGGCCCTATTAAAGCAACATATATCGTCATCGAGGATCAATAA
- a CDS encoding MFS transporter, with translation MDEAAKYKKATYHLWTFTASKMIAMLGSHVLSFGISLYILAMTGSATSFATNMICSILPRALVAPLAGYVADNYSKKRTILLAQAGTILTMAGLLLYTEMFGMSVNAIYVTTVFYTLCSAFSGVTFTSAIATLVNPERLQRAMSFNQMSMSVAAVGGPVIGGMMYGFFSMEVFLIVHMIAYAIAFCLEATMNFNLYSTRGDDVKTEKIWKGLVSGFSYIKQHKVIKVVMWLSLWINLFFSAIVVGGTYVVIELLKVKPTHFGFVEAAGALGMLVASIYFATRGEIKVPLRFSKFCLLLLSSSLAFAVIPLVTDFSYSMIVVFYIMLYFIFAIFEMGVNMPLGVFMQKLISEEYRGRVFGLMETMAMSMMPIGMLVYGILYDMLPATGILLVTSAIIVVMTLVLLRTAVLKEAHPEFYEETTMAERVAN, from the coding sequence ATGGATGAAGCAGCAAAATATAAAAAGGCGACCTATCATTTGTGGACCTTTACGGCAAGTAAAATGATTGCAATGTTAGGGTCACATGTGTTGTCCTTTGGTATTAGTTTGTATATTTTAGCGATGACAGGTTCTGCCACAAGCTTTGCAACAAACATGATTTGTTCCATATTGCCTAGGGCTCTCGTTGCACCATTAGCCGGTTATGTTGCAGATAATTATTCTAAAAAACGAACGATTTTATTAGCGCAAGCTGGAACGATTTTGACGATGGCAGGTTTACTGCTGTATACAGAGATGTTTGGTATGTCGGTCAATGCGATTTATGTGACAACAGTTTTTTATACACTCTGTTCTGCATTTTCAGGTGTAACCTTTACTTCAGCTATTGCTACACTTGTAAATCCAGAACGTTTACAGCGCGCAATGTCATTTAATCAAATGTCAATGTCCGTTGCAGCCGTTGGAGGTCCAGTAATCGGTGGGATGATGTACGGATTTTTCTCGATGGAAGTTTTTTTAATTGTGCATATGATTGCCTATGCGATTGCTTTTTGCTTAGAGGCAACGATGAATTTTAATTTGTACAGTACAAGAGGGGACGATGTTAAAACTGAAAAGATATGGAAAGGACTTGTTAGCGGCTTTAGCTATATTAAGCAACACAAAGTTATTAAAGTTGTGATGTGGTTATCATTGTGGATTAATTTATTTTTCTCAGCAATCGTAGTCGGTGGAACGTATGTGGTTATCGAGTTACTCAAGGTCAAACCTACTCATTTTGGTTTTGTTGAAGCGGCAGGTGCGCTCGGCATGCTAGTAGCTTCCATCTATTTTGCAACACGTGGCGAGATTAAAGTGCCACTTCGTTTTTCTAAATTTTGTTTATTGTTGTTATCAAGTAGCTTAGCATTTGCGGTTATCCCGTTAGTTACGGATTTTTCATATTCCATGATTGTTGTCTTTTATATTATGCTCTACTTCATTTTTGCAATTTTTGAAATGGGCGTAAATATGCCTCTAGGCGTATTTATGCAAAAGCTTATATCTGAGGAATACCGCGGACGTGTATTTGGTCTCATGGAAACTATGGCTATGTCCATGATGCCAATTGGTATGCTCGTTTATGGTATTTTGTACGATATGTTACCAGCAACAGGTATTTTACTTGTTACAAGTGCGATTATAGTTGTAATGACACTTGTATTACTACGCACAGCTGTCTTAAAAGAAGCTCACCCAGAATTTTACGAAGAAACGACGATGGCAGAAAGAGTAGCAAATTAA